Proteins from a single region of Cydia strobilella chromosome 2, ilCydStro3.1, whole genome shotgun sequence:
- the LOC134751760 gene encoding trans-Golgi network integral membrane protein TGN38-like translates to MLRYSLILLLVNIYGRSLGGPVPKQNSNGKILISNLLNDLSKQCKNEFVLSQIESKNITCDVEMNYHIDNLQCLMFYDSNRLLCNLTALSTANLATDFKAKINEKQNVSAFCSEASHFTIPSTSYQGMLTMVFRSSDDCKRVCTDDDIRTGDTHFFCKYYKWSLLNLQVPSFVQGSVPTVSAGSGPPGDLHKNDATAIQGMQQSDGQVKKTSDTVDTNTQFVKAGETNQHTSEVAKPESSSAIQLTVSQNPGSLNLPSNENGSKTSTQKPVDNEETADKAEDANRGDSVVEPIDAGNEGGIENNPGEIKDPDVSMQQIETPKHKIVLENEDTDDTGMDMDEDEKDASDDGDDTIVGDLEVKQEQEASSHKRIETQVSLNGDGAQREFFQNPDGFTEDDDHFFPFFMTAVIVVVVLYVLYHNKNKVGKMFFGLIVEGRQPGRRRNSRGHAYRRLDTLEQAMSANTPAPPSKIIY, encoded by the exons ATGTTGCGTTACTCCCTTATATTGTTATTAGTAAATATTTACGGTCGTAGTTTGGGAGGACCTGTACCAAAGCAAAACAGTAACGGTAAAATATTGATAAGTAACCTGCTGAATGACCTCAGCAAACAATGCAAAAACGAGTTCGTACTGAGCCAAATTGAGAGCAAAAACATCACATGCGATGTAGAAATGAACTATCACATTGATAATTTAcaatgtttgatgttttatgACTCTAACCGTCTCCTGTGTAACCTTACTGCACTGAGTACTGCTAACCTCGCAACAGATTTTAAGGCTAAAATTAACGAAAAACAAAACGTCTCCGCTTTCTGCAGCGAAGCCTCGCATTTCACCATTCCTTCAACATCCTACCAAGGTATGCTTACTATGGTGTTCCGAAGTTCCGATGACTGTAAAAGAGTTTGCACTGATGATGACATAAGAACTGGTGATACACACTTCTTCTGCAAATATTACAAGTGGTCATTGTTGAATCTCCAAGTACCAAGCTTTGTTCAGGGATCTGTACCTACTGTTTCTGCTGGTTCAGGACCACCAGGTGATTTACACAAAAATGATGCAACAGCAATTCAGGGAATGCAACAGTCAGATGGACAAGTTAAAAAGACTTCAGATACTGTAGATACTAATACGCAGTTTGTAAAAGCTGGGGAAACAAATCAACACACATCCGAAGTGGCCAAACCAGAGTCCTCTTCGGCAATACAGTTGACTGTTTCACAAAATCCAGGAAGTCTTAATTTGCCAAGTAATGAAAATGGTAGTAAGACGAGCACTCAAAAACCTGTAGATAATGAAGAAACAGCAGACAAAGCAGAAGACGCGAATCGTGGTGACTCAGTTGTGGAACCAATTGATGCTGGAAATGAAGGTGGCATTGAGAACAATCCTGGAGAGATTAAGGATCCGGATGTTTCAATGCAACAAATTGAGACTCCTAAACATAAGATAGTCTTGGAAAATGAAGATACTGATGACACTGGAATGGACATGG ATGAAGATGAAAAAGACGCCAGTGATGACGGAGATGACACAATTGTTGGAGATTTGGAAGTGAAACAAGAACAGGAAGCTAGCTCACATAAAAGAATCGAAACCCAGGTGTCCTTGAATGGAGACGGGGCGCAAaggg AGTTTTTCCAAAATCCTGATGGGTTTACAGAAGATGACGACCATTTCTTCCCCTTCTTCATGACCGCCGTGATAGTCGTTGTGGTGTTGTACGTCTTGTACCACAATAAGAACAAAGTAGGAAAAATG TTCTTCGGTCTAATAGTGGAGGGTCGGCAGCCGGGCCGCCGTCGCAACAGCCGCGGCCACGCCTACCGCCGCCTCGACACCCTCGAGCAGGCTATGAGCGCCAACACCCCTGCGCCGCCCAGCAAAATCATCTACTGA